A single Candidatus Eisenbacteria bacterium DNA region contains:
- a CDS encoding alpha/beta hydrolase: MTSRTIRTPNVAFEALEEGSGPLVLCLHGFPDQAHSFRHQMPALARAGFRTVAPYMRGYAPTSAPADGRYDGMALAEDVLALLDALDAEQAVVFGHDWGAVATYFAALLAPQRLRKIVTAAVPYGPALFRAFTTSPAQIRRSWYMFFFQQPIADAALRHDDFALVDRLVADWSPGWTCPAEERERTKATFRAPGTVEAALGYYRATMGPALADPAVMEASLTATSVPLEVPALMLHGADDGCIGAELVPSMREYFPRGLRIEVIAGAGHFVHQEKPEMVNRLVLDFLR, encoded by the coding sequence ATGACCTCGCGCACGATCCGCACGCCCAACGTCGCGTTCGAAGCGCTGGAGGAAGGCTCGGGTCCGCTCGTGCTGTGCCTGCACGGCTTCCCGGATCAGGCCCACTCGTTCCGCCATCAGATGCCCGCGCTCGCCCGGGCAGGATTCCGCACCGTCGCGCCGTACATGCGCGGCTACGCGCCGACGAGCGCGCCCGCCGACGGACGCTACGACGGCATGGCGCTCGCCGAGGACGTGCTCGCGCTGCTCGACGCCCTCGATGCCGAGCAGGCGGTCGTCTTCGGCCACGACTGGGGCGCGGTGGCGACCTATTTCGCCGCGCTGCTCGCGCCGCAGCGCCTGCGCAAGATCGTCACCGCCGCCGTGCCCTACGGCCCGGCGCTGTTCCGCGCCTTCACGACCAGCCCCGCACAGATCCGTCGCTCCTGGTACATGTTCTTCTTCCAGCAGCCGATCGCGGACGCGGCGCTCCGCCACGACGACTTCGCCCTCGTCGATCGCCTGGTCGCCGACTGGTCCCCTGGCTGGACGTGCCCGGCCGAGGAGCGCGAGCGCACCAAGGCGACCTTCCGCGCCCCGGGAACGGTGGAGGCGGCGCTCGGGTACTATCGCGCCACCATGGGCCCCGCGCTGGCCGACCCGGCGGTCATGGAGGCCAGCCTCACCGCCACGAGCGTGCCGCTCGAGGTGCCCGCCCTCATGCTGCACGGCGCCGACGACGGGTGCATCGGCGCCGAGCTCGTCCCGTCCATGCGCGAGTACTTCCCGCGCGGCCTTCGGATCGAGGTCATTGCCGGCGCCGGGCACTTCGTGCACCAGGAGAAGCCGGAGATGGTGAATCGCCTGGTGCTCGACTTTCTGCGGTGA
- a CDS encoding glycosyltransferase family 39 protein, producing the protein MTRRQRVLFWSILALGTALRLALYSGYGLGDDPNFTSAFFRLARAGTYDPGDPYDVRFGMWIPIVWFIRVVGYREIGVIGPITVCSILNLPLVYAIARLEWDATAALVAMALLAVFPLDVLCSTLFAPDVMLATYAFGAFWLYAVALRDEARPALRHAAAAGSAVLFLAGFASKPWVFFVGAMMVLDTLPRLRTSWRWALLTAGETTFLVALFCAWQWWSFGDPLHYVTIAKAFANLVPYDRDVVLDYPRMLFLPNDYGAYFAGWYPHTLVLLAVLFALRLVRAGKWLVYFAIVVAGLSAMPAGRVHGVWVTFVPHIFRYLTIASLPLCLALTAYVRELVAWRSRIGWSFLAAFLALGVVQAWQVTFPTRDAFGEERRAVALAHERFPDERIISDAHLASYYSFFYPEAFGRDRTIPILSERSAGRAKEFRKLTEGVLVTGGGRLPWYTCLPCHCFLDGIRPPKHWRLVATFDGAPRMPYRPEPLRIWRVSKAAEKADRLWVKHPARAARVAIVRALAEGRHAAVAAEIGQRLLAEGAGSADLAYWTGIACAQAARPSCATTQLAASLEQGLSPARARPVLVRLGMDATNRGDFRAARRWAAEYRRRFPKEPLDPQLAAAESGFGEAQYRFARGEYPTSRRMFEAIVVDPQTPPDYVRQARYYLAFIAFQERRVGAGLAYADAYRAAYGEDPFWIELQFRHAQALRWSDTAAARAAFADIEKRYAHTPWANEARRELTELARLGRS; encoded by the coding sequence GTGACGCGTCGCCAACGCGTGCTCTTCTGGAGCATCCTCGCCCTCGGGACCGCGCTGCGGCTCGCGCTCTACAGCGGCTACGGCCTGGGCGACGATCCCAACTTCACGTCCGCGTTCTTCCGCCTGGCGCGCGCGGGAACGTACGATCCCGGCGACCCCTACGACGTTCGTTTCGGGATGTGGATCCCGATCGTTTGGTTCATCCGGGTCGTCGGCTATCGCGAGATCGGCGTCATCGGCCCGATCACCGTCTGCTCGATCCTGAACCTGCCGCTCGTCTATGCGATCGCGCGCCTCGAGTGGGACGCGACCGCCGCGCTCGTGGCGATGGCGCTGCTCGCGGTCTTCCCGCTCGACGTCCTCTGCAGCACGCTCTTCGCGCCCGACGTCATGCTGGCCACGTACGCCTTTGGTGCGTTCTGGCTCTACGCCGTCGCGCTGCGTGACGAGGCGCGTCCCGCGCTGCGGCACGCCGCCGCCGCCGGCAGCGCGGTGCTCTTCCTCGCCGGGTTCGCGAGCAAGCCGTGGGTCTTCTTCGTGGGCGCAATGATGGTGCTGGACACGCTGCCGCGCTTGCGGACGAGCTGGCGCTGGGCGCTGCTCACCGCAGGCGAGACGACGTTCCTCGTCGCGCTCTTCTGCGCCTGGCAGTGGTGGAGCTTCGGCGATCCGCTCCACTACGTGACGATCGCGAAGGCGTTCGCGAACCTGGTGCCGTACGACCGTGACGTCGTGCTCGACTATCCGCGCATGCTCTTCCTGCCGAACGACTACGGCGCGTACTTCGCGGGCTGGTATCCGCACACGCTCGTCCTGCTCGCCGTCCTGTTCGCCCTGCGCCTCGTGCGCGCGGGGAAGTGGCTCGTGTACTTCGCGATCGTGGTGGCCGGGCTGTCCGCCATGCCGGCGGGTCGCGTGCACGGCGTCTGGGTGACGTTCGTGCCCCACATCTTCCGCTACCTCACGATCGCGTCGCTGCCGCTGTGCCTGGCCCTCACGGCCTACGTGCGCGAGCTGGTGGCCTGGCGGTCGCGCATCGGATGGTCGTTCCTGGCCGCGTTCCTCGCGCTCGGCGTCGTGCAGGCCTGGCAGGTGACGTTTCCGACCCGTGATGCGTTCGGCGAGGAGCGACGCGCCGTCGCGCTCGCCCACGAGCGGTTTCCCGACGAGCGCATCATCAGCGACGCGCACCTGGCGTCGTACTACAGCTTCTTCTATCCGGAGGCGTTCGGGCGCGATCGGACGATCCCGATCCTGAGCGAACGGTCGGCCGGCCGCGCGAAGGAGTTCCGGAAGCTCACCGAGGGCGTGCTCGTGACCGGCGGTGGGCGCCTGCCCTGGTACACGTGCCTTCCCTGCCATTGCTTCCTCGACGGCATCAGGCCGCCGAAGCACTGGCGCCTGGTTGCGACGTTCGACGGCGCGCCGCGGATGCCGTACCGACCCGAGCCGCTGCGCATCTGGCGCGTGTCGAAGGCCGCCGAGAAGGCCGACCGCCTGTGGGTGAAGCATCCGGCGCGCGCGGCGCGCGTGGCGATCGTGCGGGCGCTCGCCGAGGGGCGTCACGCGGCCGTGGCGGCGGAGATCGGGCAGCGCCTGCTCGCCGAGGGCGCGGGTTCGGCCGATCTCGCCTACTGGACGGGGATCGCGTGCGCGCAGGCCGCACGGCCGTCGTGCGCGACGACGCAGCTCGCCGCGAGCCTCGAGCAGGGCTTGTCCCCCGCCCGCGCGCGTCCGGTGCTGGTGCGCCTCGGCATGGACGCGACGAATCGGGGCGACTTTCGGGCGGCGCGGCGGTGGGCCGCCGAGTACCGCCGTCGCTTCCCGAAGGAGCCGCTCGATCCGCAGCTCGCGGCGGCCGAGAGCGGGTTCGGCGAGGCGCAATACCGGTTTGCGCGTGGCGAGTACCCAACTTCGCGCCGGATGTTCGAGGCGATCGTGGTCGATCCCCAGACGCCGCCCGACTACGTCCGGCAGGCGCGCTACTACCTCGCGTTCATCGCCTTCCAGGAGCGCCGGGTCGGGGCGGGCCTCGCCTACGCCGACGCGTATCGCGCGGCCTACGGCGAGGACCCGTTCTGGATCGAGCTCCAGTTCCGCCACGCCCAGGCGCTGCGCTGGAGCGACACCGCTGCCGCGCGCGCCGCCTTCGCGGACATCGAGAAGCGCTACGCCCACACCCCGTGGGCGAACGAGGCACGGCGCGAGCTGACGGAGCTCGCGCGTCTCGGTCGCTCCTAG
- a CDS encoding SCP2 sterol-binding domain-containing protein, whose protein sequence is MAPKLTAFTTASDWGFPFPAPGRPRPIEPGGVPPPTAWRWPYRALDPSPVPNRGVPAPVPLADFKREMATWCDDVGIVSIDDPAIAHERDEILYVYPHARSLVCMIGEENKAAMQSRYLPTANHELYSCEERLFAMGHRTVKYIQSLGGAGLTTTIGWPQEVSQRWADKIWPLSHKLVAQAAGLGVIGTSRNFLHRKFGAYCLIDTVVTNLEWPTYDQPTTWNPCLTCNLCVASCPTDAIRSDGTFDFFACYNHTYRDSIPGFLDLVGDLAERSTKDFRKRWADNEIAALWQAMAFKVEYRCFNCVATCPAEIEDAFQGDRRVRREYLDETLKPLTHTRGVEDAQFVLDTPSARARYDIPPGEWRTPIDRAGESWRGVRLVNLRRIRTQNVEAMMRWMPQYFRPSEAAGLAFTVQLDLTGPGGGPWVMRVADERCEVRPGRAGRADLTIRTRATYWLAVHRGDVNPVLGLVTGRLRLSGDRRLFLKFPALFGHEPGRSWAHRLAWRVRRLLRRAERRA, encoded by the coding sequence ATGGCACCGAAGTTGACGGCGTTCACCACCGCGAGCGACTGGGGGTTCCCCTTCCCGGCCCCCGGGAGGCCGCGTCCGATCGAGCCGGGCGGCGTGCCGCCACCGACGGCCTGGCGCTGGCCGTACCGTGCGCTCGACCCGAGCCCCGTGCCGAATCGCGGCGTCCCCGCACCCGTCCCGCTCGCGGACTTCAAGCGCGAGATGGCCACCTGGTGCGACGACGTCGGCATCGTCTCGATCGACGACCCGGCGATCGCACACGAGCGCGACGAGATCCTCTACGTCTACCCGCACGCGCGCTCGCTCGTCTGCATGATCGGCGAGGAGAACAAGGCCGCCATGCAGTCGCGCTACCTGCCGACCGCGAACCACGAGCTCTACTCGTGCGAGGAGCGCCTCTTCGCGATGGGCCATCGCACCGTGAAGTACATCCAGAGCCTCGGCGGCGCGGGTCTCACGACGACCATCGGATGGCCGCAGGAGGTAAGCCAGCGGTGGGCCGACAAGATCTGGCCGCTCTCGCACAAGCTCGTCGCGCAGGCGGCCGGCCTCGGCGTCATCGGCACCAGCCGGAACTTCCTGCACCGGAAGTTCGGCGCCTACTGCCTGATCGACACCGTGGTCACGAACCTCGAGTGGCCCACATACGATCAGCCGACGACCTGGAACCCGTGCCTCACCTGCAACCTGTGCGTCGCCTCGTGTCCGACCGACGCCATCCGCTCCGACGGCACGTTCGACTTCTTCGCCTGCTACAACCACACCTACCGCGACTCGATCCCCGGCTTCCTCGACTTGGTGGGCGACCTCGCCGAGCGCTCGACGAAGGACTTCCGCAAGCGCTGGGCCGACAACGAGATCGCGGCGCTCTGGCAGGCCATGGCGTTCAAGGTCGAGTATCGCTGCTTCAACTGCGTCGCCACCTGCCCGGCGGAGATCGAGGACGCATTCCAGGGCGATCGCCGGGTGCGGCGCGAGTACCTCGACGAGACGCTGAAGCCGCTCACGCACACGCGCGGCGTCGAGGATGCGCAGTTCGTGCTCGACACGCCGTCGGCGCGCGCGAGGTACGACATCCCACCGGGCGAGTGGCGAACGCCGATCGACCGCGCGGGCGAGTCGTGGAGGGGCGTCCGGCTGGTCAACCTGCGGCGCATCCGCACGCAGAACGTCGAAGCGATGATGCGCTGGATGCCGCAGTACTTCCGGCCGAGCGAAGCGGCGGGTCTCGCGTTCACCGTGCAGCTCGATCTCACCGGACCCGGCGGCGGTCCCTGGGTGATGCGCGTCGCCGACGAGCGCTGCGAGGTGCGGCCCGGGCGCGCCGGGCGCGCCGATTTGACGATCCGCACCAGGGCGACCTACTGGCTCGCCGTGCATCGCGGCGACGTGAACCCGGTGCTGGGGCTCGTGACCGGCCGCCTTCGCCTGTCCGGCGACCGCCGTCTCTTCCTCAAGTTCCCGGCGCTCTTCGGCCACGAGCCGGGACGGTCGTGGGCACATCGGCTCGCCTGGCGCGTGCGTCGGTTGCTGCGGCGTGCTGAAAGGCGGGCATGA
- a CDS encoding neutral zinc metallopeptidase, with product MRWRPGGRSADLEDRRGEDDGGGGGPRFPGGIRIGLGGIVVLLVLSVITGQNFLSILDPGMTGGGGYDDAQQQAPRPSSPEDEEQVQFVSFVLDDAQSTWNRVLPAAGRPYRNAKLVLFTNGVRSGCGFGETAMGPFYCPVDEKVYIDLAFYQELKRRFGAPGDFAQAYVIAHELGHHVQKVLGISDRVRQFQESNPSQANAISVRMELQADCLAGVWGHSTNERNILEQGDAEEALNAASAIGDDRIQKSATGTVNPETWTHGSSAQRVAWFKRGLSSGRIDDCDTFSDRLPSER from the coding sequence ATGCGCTGGAGACCAGGGGGCCGAAGCGCCGATCTCGAGGACCGTCGTGGCGAGGACGACGGCGGAGGCGGCGGCCCGCGCTTTCCGGGCGGCATCCGGATCGGGCTCGGGGGCATCGTCGTGCTGCTCGTGCTCTCGGTCATCACCGGGCAGAACTTCCTGTCGATCCTCGATCCCGGCATGACCGGCGGCGGGGGCTACGACGACGCGCAGCAGCAGGCGCCGCGGCCGTCGTCGCCCGAGGACGAGGAGCAGGTGCAGTTCGTGTCGTTCGTGCTCGACGACGCGCAGTCGACCTGGAACCGCGTGCTGCCGGCGGCCGGGCGGCCGTATCGCAACGCGAAGCTCGTGCTGTTCACGAACGGCGTCCGCTCGGGGTGCGGCTTCGGCGAGACGGCGATGGGCCCCTTCTACTGTCCGGTCGACGAGAAGGTGTACATCGACCTCGCCTTCTACCAGGAGCTGAAGCGACGCTTCGGCGCGCCGGGCGACTTCGCGCAGGCCTACGTCATCGCGCACGAGCTCGGGCACCACGTCCAGAAGGTGCTCGGCATCTCCGACAGGGTCCGCCAGTTCCAGGAGTCGAACCCGAGCCAGGCGAACGCGATCTCCGTGCGCATGGAGCTGCAGGCCGACTGCCTCGCCGGCGTGTGGGGGCACTCGACGAACGAGCGCAACATCCTGGAGCAGGGCGACGCCGAGGAGGCCCTCAACGCGGCCTCGGCGATCGGCGACGACCGGATCCAGAAGAGCGCCACCGGAACCGTCAATCCGGAGACGTGGACGCACGGGTCGTCGGCCCAGCGGGTCGCGTGGTTCAAGCGGGGACTCTCGTCCGGGCGCATCGACGATTGCGACACGTTCTCGGATCGCCTGCCGAGCGAGCGATAG
- a CDS encoding TetR/AcrR family transcriptional regulator: MLKAARRLYLAHGAEGVSARRLAREVGCSPTAIYLYYRSVGDLLEHLRMEGHARLSSSLRAVTGRDAIERLRAMGRAYFRFGKDNPSYYVLMFSLRPSDMPGREAVQREMQTLLVVRDAVQAGMQAGELRPGDATVVANALWAQVHGVTALAVSGLLLATAAGHDAEVLEAVLEGALVPLRP, translated from the coding sequence TTGCTGAAGGCCGCGCGACGGCTCTACCTGGCCCACGGCGCCGAGGGCGTTTCGGCGCGCCGCCTGGCGCGCGAGGTCGGCTGCAGCCCGACCGCGATCTACCTCTACTACCGTAGCGTCGGTGATCTGCTCGAGCACCTCCGTATGGAGGGACACGCGCGTCTGTCGAGCTCGCTGCGCGCGGTGACCGGTCGGGATGCGATCGAGCGCCTGCGCGCCATGGGCCGGGCCTACTTCCGGTTCGGTAAGGACAACCCTTCGTACTATGTCCTCATGTTCAGCCTGCGCCCGTCCGACATGCCGGGACGCGAGGCGGTGCAGCGCGAGATGCAGACCCTCCTCGTCGTGCGCGACGCCGTCCAGGCCGGCATGCAGGCGGGGGAGCTGCGTCCCGGCGACGCGACCGTCGTCGCCAACGCGCTGTGGGCCCAGGTACACGGCGTGACGGCGCTCGCGGTGTCGGGCCTGCTGCTGGCGACGGCCGCGGGCCACGACGCCGAGGTGCTCGAAGCGGTCCTCGAAGGCGCCCTCGTGCCCCTCCGACCATAG
- a CDS encoding fumarate hydratase has translation MPEFRFQEMFPHGADTTPYRRLDGWWVGEDSFRGERILTVDAAGLTVLAFQAVRDVSHLFRPGHLAQLRTILEDPEASANDRFVALNMLRNACVSAGMVLPSCQDTGTAIVVGKKGQRVWTSSDDETALARGIYDVYQQTNLRYSQLAPLSMFEEQNTGTNLPAQIEIHATFGDEYRLLFVTKGGGSANKSFLFQETPAILNQKALLAFLDQKVRTLGTAACPPYHLAIVVGGTSAEMNLKTVKLASCRDLDDLPTRGSELGHAIRDPELEAEVWKMTQRMGIGAQFGGKYYCHDVRVVRLPRHGASCPIGIGVSCSADRQAKAKITRDGVFLEQLEANPAQYLPDVDESKLSGDVVKVDLRAPMQEIRATLSRHPVKTRLALTGPVIVARDLAHAKLRERIERGEGLPQYVKDHPIYYAGPAKTPKGYASGSFGPTTAGRMDSYVDLFMQHGGSFVTLAKGNRSPAVAEACKKHGGFYLGSIGGPAAILAKDNIRKVEVLEYPELGMEAIWRIEVEDFPAFIVVDDKGNDFFGRL, from the coding sequence ATGCCCGAGTTCCGGTTCCAGGAGATGTTCCCGCACGGCGCCGACACGACGCCGTATCGGCGGCTCGACGGATGGTGGGTCGGCGAGGATTCGTTCCGGGGCGAGCGCATCCTCACGGTCGACGCGGCGGGCCTGACGGTCCTCGCCTTCCAGGCCGTCCGCGACGTGTCGCACCTCTTTCGACCGGGCCATCTCGCGCAGCTCCGGACGATCCTGGAGGACCCGGAGGCGTCGGCGAACGACCGCTTCGTGGCCCTCAACATGCTCCGCAACGCGTGCGTGTCGGCGGGCATGGTGCTGCCGTCGTGCCAGGACACGGGGACGGCGATCGTCGTCGGCAAGAAGGGCCAGCGCGTGTGGACGTCGTCCGACGACGAGACGGCGCTCGCGCGCGGCATCTACGACGTCTACCAGCAGACGAATCTCCGCTACTCGCAGCTGGCGCCGCTCTCCATGTTCGAGGAGCAGAACACCGGGACCAATCTGCCGGCGCAGATCGAGATCCATGCGACCTTCGGCGACGAGTATCGCCTGCTCTTCGTCACCAAGGGCGGCGGCTCGGCGAACAAGTCGTTCCTGTTCCAGGAGACGCCGGCGATCCTGAACCAGAAGGCGCTCCTCGCCTTCCTCGACCAGAAGGTGCGGACGCTCGGCACCGCCGCCTGCCCGCCCTACCACCTCGCGATCGTCGTCGGCGGAACGTCGGCCGAGATGAACCTCAAGACCGTGAAGCTCGCGAGCTGCCGCGACCTGGACGACCTGCCCACGCGCGGCAGCGAGCTGGGGCACGCCATCCGCGATCCCGAGCTCGAGGCCGAGGTCTGGAAGATGACCCAGCGCATGGGCATCGGCGCGCAGTTCGGCGGCAAGTACTACTGTCACGACGTGCGCGTCGTCCGCCTGCCGCGTCACGGCGCGAGCTGTCCCATCGGCATCGGCGTCTCGTGCTCGGCCGACCGGCAGGCGAAGGCGAAGATCACGCGCGACGGCGTCTTCCTGGAGCAGCTCGAGGCCAACCCCGCGCAGTACCTGCCCGACGTCGACGAATCGAAGCTCTCCGGCGACGTCGTGAAGGTGGACCTCCGCGCGCCCATGCAGGAGATCCGCGCGACCCTCTCGCGCCACCCGGTGAAGACGCGGCTCGCGCTCACCGGCCCCGTGATCGTCGCGCGCGACCTCGCGCACGCGAAGCTCCGCGAGCGCATCGAGCGCGGCGAGGGGCTGCCGCAGTACGTGAAGGACCATCCGATCTACTACGCCGGGCCCGCGAAGACGCCGAAGGGCTACGCGTCGGGCTCGTTCGGTCCCACCACCGCCGGCCGCATGGACTCGTACGTCGACCTCTTCATGCAGCACGGCGGCAGCTTCGTGACGCTGGCGAAGGGAAACCGCTCGCCCGCCGTCGCCGAGGCGTGCAAGAAGCACGGCGGCTTCTATCTGGGCTCGATCGGCGGCCCCGCGGCGATCCTCGCCAAGGACAACATCCGCAAGGTGGAGGTGCTCGAGTACCCCGAGCTCGGCATGGAGGCGATCTGGCGGATCGAGGTCGAGGACTTCCCCGCCTTCATCGTCGTCGACGACAAGGGGAACGACTTCTTCGGGCGGCTCTAG
- a CDS encoding DUF1329 domain-containing protein: MSDRRFIVTCAAALAICLRALVATADVSPGDKINDSNVDKAKDLISPGLEWCIKHGLPITVVETKKVEWPRAYKEATEKYAGQVKLTPDGMNVQNYVAGQPFPALDPKDPQFAIKVMWNYEYGFVNGIDDTDLRNFDADTGSIPAKGPMTVERHFLLDHLRRLFWTGRLYVEPKPSKPNPNGYRAQQGLYPILEPFDLKGVGALGNRYTDSAKQDDSWLYLPSLRRVRRLSTAQRSDALFGQDTDVDSYYGYAGHISWMEWKFLGEKEVLGAVHAQHFPVKWDDKVDWAFDDVWEKRKVYVIEGISKLPQYAYSKRVLYIDKEYWGIPFSDIYDRSGELWKIWINDLSFRKSVPGGIVYEDEMPFAPAIDMVDMQLEHATKASLPSPRFPGEQGWYYHQGEKAGITDDWFTVAALVGAGH; encoded by the coding sequence ATGAGTGACCGCCGCTTCATCGTGACCTGCGCCGCGGCCCTGGCGATCTGTCTGCGCGCGCTCGTCGCGACCGCCGACGTATCGCCGGGCGACAAGATCAACGACTCCAACGTCGACAAGGCGAAGGACCTGATCTCGCCCGGGCTCGAGTGGTGCATCAAGCACGGCCTGCCGATCACCGTCGTCGAGACCAAGAAGGTCGAATGGCCGCGCGCCTACAAGGAGGCGACCGAGAAGTACGCAGGCCAGGTGAAGCTCACCCCGGACGGGATGAACGTACAGAACTACGTCGCTGGCCAACCGTTTCCGGCCCTCGACCCGAAGGACCCGCAATTCGCCATCAAGGTCATGTGGAACTACGAGTACGGGTTCGTGAACGGGATCGACGACACGGATCTCCGGAACTTCGACGCCGACACGGGGTCGATCCCCGCGAAGGGCCCGATGACGGTCGAGCGCCACTTCCTGCTCGACCATCTGCGCCGACTCTTCTGGACGGGACGGCTCTACGTCGAGCCCAAGCCGTCGAAACCGAACCCGAACGGCTACCGCGCGCAGCAGGGCCTGTACCCGATCCTCGAGCCCTTCGACCTGAAGGGCGTCGGTGCGCTCGGCAACCGGTACACCGATTCCGCGAAGCAGGACGATTCGTGGCTCTACCTCCCGTCGCTCCGCCGCGTGCGTCGCCTCTCGACCGCGCAGCGCTCGGACGCCCTCTTCGGGCAGGACACCGACGTCGACAGCTACTACGGCTACGCCGGTCACATCTCGTGGATGGAGTGGAAGTTCCTCGGAGAGAAGGAGGTCCTGGGCGCCGTCCACGCACAGCACTTCCCGGTCAAGTGGGACGACAAGGTCGACTGGGCCTTCGACGACGTGTGGGAGAAGCGCAAGGTGTACGTGATCGAAGGAATCTCGAAGCTCCCACAGTACGCCTACTCCAAGCGCGTCCTCTACATCGACAAGGAGTATTGGGGCATCCCGTTCTCCGACATCTACGATCGCTCGGGCGAGCTCTGGAAGATCTGGATCAACGACCTGAGCTTCCGGAAGTCGGTGCCTGGCGGAATCGTCTACGAGGACGAGATGCCGTTCGCGCCGGCGATCGACATGGTCGACATGCAGCTCGAGCACGCCACCAAGGCGTCGCTGCCGAGCCCGCGCTTCCCCGGCGAGCAGGGCTGGTACTACCACCAGGGCGAGAAGGCCGGCATCACCGACGACTGGTTCACGGTCGCGGCGCTCGTCGGCGCGGGACACTAG